The region TTGAAATCTATCTGCGCCACTTGGCTCCTTTGGTCTGTCAACAACGGATGGTCGAATGCACCGACGAGCACCTGCCTGGCCTTGCGATGTAACTGCCTGATGTAGACGTCTTTGATCTGGCCGTGCTCGACGTAACGGCCAGACTTACGTCCATATCCTGCGGTCTCACCGACGTAAAGGAACGAAGAAGCACCATAACAAGTCCCGATGTGGCGGGAGGGATCGACCAAACGTCTCAACCAAGAGCACCCGGTGTCCCCACGTATCAACCCAGTCTGCACTCAAACGTCGCAGTGCCTTTGACATCACAGCGGATGCAGTGTTGGGACGCCTACCAGCAGGCAGAATACAGAATCGTTGGTTCGATGCGACGAAACGTAACCTGCGTTGCTGGAGATCTCTCGTCCAGCCGATGAACCGATCACGAGGTCCACACGATAGTGCGGGTGACGCGAACCCGAGCAGTGCTACCCACCCGCCACAGGAGTCCGTCGCTACATAGCGCATCGTCTCACCGACCATCCGGTGGCCAAGCCAGTGATGCTCGTCGAGTTCCGCATCGAACCTATTGGCGTCACCGACGCTTATCGGAGCAACGCTCAATCCCACAAACCACTCATCTCGCATCCGATGAACTTAGCATTACCAGGACGAACGCGCCAATCGACACATAACAC is a window of Ferrimicrobium acidiphilum DSM 19497 DNA encoding:
- a CDS encoding Druantia anti-phage system protein DruA: MRDEWFVGLSVAPISVGDANRFDAELDEHHWLGHRMVGETMRYVATDSCGGWVALLGFASPALSCGPRDRFIGWTRDLQQRRLRFVASNQRFCILPAGRRPNTASAVMSKALRRLSADWVDTWGHRVLLVETFGRSLPPHRDLLWCFFVPLRR